TGCCCTCAAATGGATCAAAATGGTTATGTGAACCCTTGTGCTTGTGTTCAATCTTAGCTACCTTAACAACAATAGGGCTATCATGCACTTGAGAAACTCATTGACTTTCACTCTAGTCTGAGCATCTGTGTTGCTCACGCTACGACGAGAGAGGGGGGGTTAGAGTACATGGAAGTCAATCAATAGGATCCGGATGTTATAGATGGTAGGATAGAATTAGTTAAGATTGATTGATTATAACTTGCATCTCTGTCTCTACGATTGCTTGGGATTTGAGCCACATGTACTATATAAACAACAATGAGGCTCAATACAAATTATCCAAAACTCGCAGTATTTATATTCTCACAAACTCAAATACTATAACTTCCTCTAGGACTTGTCAAGGTAAACTTAAACATATTGCTTAGATGTGCACCTATAGTTTATTTAATGTGTTTGCACGTTCCCACAAAAGAGTTCTGCAACCTAAGGACAATCCTATGATGCTATTCTATCAAGTTACTCTAGGAATTAAATTCACGCAAATTGCAAGAATATTGAAGTGTCCCCACATCAgtggagactaaatgtgataatAATATAAGTCTAGGAGGTTGATAAcattattcaacagatggttcaaaaaccatacaactcccgaaggagcgagcgggcaagccacacctaAAGGAGAAAGAAACCAATAAtgatacaaatccaagttgcaatCCAGTCAGACTCTAGgttgcaatcggaactaagcgacagtggaagcattctgcaaaggccaacaccacaggcagcgttgggtgtggaagcgacctcctactcgaaatccttgGCGACgcagtccgggtcttcctctgaagaaataaaataagGGTGACTACAAaaatactcaacaagtccaaccccatccacagagggagatacaatcaagaatatgcacaggatatatcaaggataaggccAAGGTTTATTTGctataaagctagatttttcaacacatgcaagggttcattttcaaaaaggttttcacaaagcattttctttagtaaccgaatcaataagtggggttgatcctacacaaaggatccaagttttcaTGCTACCGGACTCCTCGTCTGcggtagctcacggcacaactgccggacacttccaaaatccaactcacaccatgaaaaccatccatcacccaaacactagttatgtgtccaaaccgtaactcgtccaataccgtggatacggctacccggataggttttaactctgcagaggttgtacactttacccacaagtagggtactgaaacacgatcaccttagtgtcgatgcagatcctatcaaagccattacccaccttagctaagactgactagccaacacggaagcaactaAGGGGTTAACAACCTTCCAACGAGATCTTAACCAAGATCTATGTTCACAAAGTTTtttttagtccttctccatggtctcccattgctcaccagctctcctgatggctaacagaccagctagagggatttatgctaagccgccgcccacacaacagtcgagtggttgcacgatagttgggttaggcaagatggcacatcaactcggtccttaactgtgacaagacggatatctcccaaccttgctcaaccacaaaggtacgagcccaacttattagcatttcacacaagaaacacccatccatcttaTCTAAGCATTTCATTTCTTTAtttccgaaaacccatttttctcatttgaaaacactcacacatttattctttaaataaaccattgtagtcatgattgaattgagtagcaaggtcctaagcattctagcagtaattatcatccaaatagaGCAGATCATATTTaaagataattataggacaatcaaggaatgttcatagcaataaaggggtggctatccaaccatatttcagtagtaaaacaatatgcaattttatagaataggccaataggttgtgtttgaaaaactagaataaatatgcatcaaatgGTGAGACTGGACTTGCTGTTCTCGTAGTTGGCTGGGAGTTCTTGCTCGCgatgctggtcctcgggctcgggctcacgaTCAAACTCCTCCTCAGGCTCCTTCTCGGGTACttcgcgatctacggcacacacaatcagGCACAtaataaataaatgaaaaataagattttatccGTTGAGCTCGAATAGAGAAAGCGAACAAAAAATaggaggaatgagtattttcatggaatttgtaGATGACTCAGCGGGAATATAgtagaggatgacgtggtcaaatttgagattaattggaggaagtttggcgcatgaaattaCGAGGCAAAGGTATGTTTAGGGGTTAAAACAAGGCTTAAGGGCTTAACTGCGAGGAACAGGGActtgtttgtaaatatttttggaagtGGAAGGGCTGATCTACGAGAGAATctctgagagaggtgggaggactGTTTCACGAATAGGAAGAAGtagggggttagatcaaaattggagggttttcttcttcttcgtcctctatACCATGACAGGGAGTTAGGGAAGGGGCGGCCAGCCTAGGCTCGCCAACGGTGAGCTTTGGCAGTAGGGGGAGATGGAGGAAGTTGTGGGGACTCCATTTGAGGTCTTACCCTAGCGAATCGATGAcgggaggcgagggggccgGTGGTGGATAGAGGGTGGCTTGGGCGGAGCTCCGGCAAGGGTGGCACGTGGGGCGGCACTTGGGCGCaggggggtggcggcgctgaTGGTGTGGGAGGAGAGGGCGAGGTGGTGCCGAGGCTCCGGGCATCAAGGCCCCTTTTTATAGCGGCGTGGAGAAGGAAATGATGAACGGCCGGTGATGTGGGGGCCGGCGAGCTTCATGCGGTGCAGGTAGGGGCCAGTGATGGGGAGGAGGCCGGCTTTGGGTGGCGTGGAGCAGGGCCTGGGCGGCGCAGTGGCGTGACAGACGGCAAGCAGCGCCGGTGCCGGTGTCAGGCGTGTTGCGTGGAAGCCGAAGCAGGGAGGGGGCTGAGCGTGGGGCTGCTGCCCGTGCGCAAGGAGGAGGGGTCAAGCCAGCGtgcaggaggaggggagggccgGCCAGGGGGCTGTGCGCCAGGGGGCCCTGCGTGAGCAACCagggaagaaagaaggagaagaaaggaggaagaaggaagaaggaagaagaaggaagaaggaagaaggaagaagaaggaagaaggaagaagaaggaagaaggaaagggaaggaagaaaatgaaaagaggAATAGGAataaaggaaaaagagaaaaagaaagggagagtcggCGGTGATTGCGGAAAACGGTCGGAGCATGCGCGGCGGTTTGTCGTCCAGCACACAGCGAATTTTGTGGAGAGGATAAAAATGATGGTTGTCGGTTTTGGGTGTTGGGACGGTGAAATCACCAGGAAGACGGGATTTTAAtgagctcaacggtaaaaagattttgaaaacaaattttagcgggtgatttaagtCGGTGATTGTTACAGATGTTACAAACATAAATGTGGAAACATAAAATAGACAATTAAACAGGTGGTATAAAAACCTGCCACAATGGTGTATCCCGTGGTACATAGGGCCACAAAGTCTACCCCAGTCAATGTGTTGGAGCATCCACCAAGTAAGGATGTTtgcctcccttccctcccttccAATAAGTTGGAGCATTACCCCTCCAAGTCCTCTTACATGGGTTTTGATGCAACTCCACCACCAAGCAAAAGGGTATCTCTAGAGCCACCAATGCAAGGCCTAATGTGTTGGTCAGCCATAAAGGCTGGCAAGGTGTCGTCGTACCAAGCATACAAGTGCAGTTCACTCATTGACATAAGGCAGCCACACCTTACAATCACACACTCTTCGAGCCTAAATAACATAAATCATTCACTATGCAAGTGTTGATTGTCTTGGATGATCACTCTTATcattttggtggcttggatgtatTCTCAAGTGTAGTTACTCTCCCTTGATCTTCCACCACTCCAGCGGCTCTAGCTGGGCAAGTAAGCATTGTATTTATAGCCTCAACCACTCAACTAGTTATTGGGCCAACCTCCAGTAGATGAAACTTCTATGAACGCTGGATGATCTGATGTTAACCACTTTGTACTCATCGGATCATATGGTGGACTGGTTGTACATCATTCAATACTAGCTGCGGGATAACTCCCACTGTAACCACTTCTTCTCACTGGATATACCATGTCTTGCATCTGTATTGTGTGGGATCATCCAGTATGTAATATTAATTTCCACTATGTGACACTTGCTCCAAATTTGGATGGCGCAGTAGTGGCCCTTAAGTGCTACATGAATATGTCTTTAACACCTTAGtattaacccttttacacgaagcaaTGATGATAGTGTAAATGCTATGTGTATGTAGGTCCGCGCTCAAAAGGGCCGGACATTGCAGCTTTGGAGGGTGTGGTGCTACAAGTGGTATCATAGTCAACCCTCACGGTTGCGTATATGGGTTAGTGTGCGAGTATACGACGCATGGCCTGTGTGGGCCCAGATGGGACACGACATGGCATATAGCAACATCACTCAATGTACGGTCGTGCGCTAAGAGGGGACGATGCTCATGTTTAGTACCGTCTTGCTACTTGAGCAAGGGTGAAACCAACTTATAAGTCTTTATCCTCCAGCATGGAATCTTCTTGTTACCCTTTTTACACGAAGTGAGGATGAGAGTGTAAGGACGGTGCTATATACATGTATGCAGGCTTATCCCTTGGAAAGGATGGGCAGTGCGGCTTTGGAGGGTGAGGCTAGGTGTTATATAGTATACATCTACAATGCCTGTAGGAGGACTGTAACATACTAGGAGGATGTGAATTAGGGTTCTACGTTTCAACTTGCACATATTAAAACCTACGAAAGGAGACAAGACTATATACTATTTATGACAAACTTTGAATTTTACACATTGTcgtgacaaaaaaaaactacagtAACCCAAATCAAGATGGAGCTCCCAGAAAAAATGACATGACCCGAGGAACGCATTGTTCAAAAGTACATAAATTGGaaactgatacaattattatgTCCATGACTGCATATGGGTGAACCAACTCTGCAACACACTTTTCCCTTAAATAGTATGCACTACTTCACCATTCAGGGAGCATGCCTTCCATTGAGCTTGTCAAGAATTTCAACTATAGTAGGTCTCTTCCTCTGATCAATATCCACACATTTTAGCCCAATTTCAATGCATGTTCTTACTTCCTGGAGGCTAACTGCATCTAATGATGAACACTTGGATGCAATGTGCTCATCTGTCCACTTTGCACGAACCTACAGAATTAGAAGTGTGAGCATAAGTGACAACATACAAAATAACATAGAATAAGCATCCAAAAAATACATTTTAGTCTTCAAATGCAAAAGAAATCTAATCTTGCCTTATCTATAAAGTCCCTTGCAGACATGTCTTTTTCGCTTGAAAAATTCCTCTCGCCTGTTGTGATCTCGATGATTAGTACACCTAAGCTGTATATATCTGACCGGGTTGAAATTTCACCTCTATATAGATATTCTGGAGCCATGTACCCTCTGGAAAGCATGAATGTCAATGGGACTAAGGATCTTGGGACACAAAAGCAACTAAATTGATTTATCATTGAGAAACAGAAATAATGAATGTCAGAATAGTTACTGGGCTTACTTTGCTCCCACAACATTTATCGTGTTTATTCGGGTTTGTTCTTCACCAAAGAGTCTCGACAGGCCAAAATCCGAGATTTTTGGCACCATGTTATCATCCAACAATATGTTGGCAGGCTGAAGATCCAAATGAACAATTGGTCTATCCATTTCCTTATGTAGGAAATGTAAACCCTGGCAGATTCCCTTGATTATCTTGAAACATGTCTTCCAATCGGGTCTAGTAGATGCATCTGAAGAATGAAAACATGGATCATGTAATCCCATAATAATTTACATCTCAGTAAATGAATGACAAGCCAAATATGTCGGATAGTGCGTTCTCATACCGAAAATACACTTGTCAAGGTTTCCCTTTGGGCAATATTCGTAGCAGAGTAAGCGCTCAACCACGTCTACAAGAATGTATCTCCCACCGTGCTCGATCACTTTCTTCAGAGTAGCATGGCAGTAACCGAATAATTTCACTATATTCTCATGCTGGACGGCCATAAGATTGATGACTTCATTCAGGAACTGCTTCTCAGGCGCCACCGGTGAATTATCCGCAAGCTTCTTAACAGCAATCGGTTGCCCATCTTGCAGAATTCCCTGTTAATTTGACCTCTGAGATACTGTAATCCGCACACGCCTACTGGGGATTATTTTAAAATAGGAGAAGATTTGAGCATAGTCGTACCAAATAAACGGTTCCAAATGCGCCTTGACCGAGTTTTCGCTCAAGAGAGAACCCATCTGTGATATCCTTCAGAAACTCTGCTGGTAGTTCATTGGGCAAAGTACTCAGAAGACTCGGCTTGCTGCCTCTGCTGGCGTCAGGGGCCATTCCTGACAAAAAGTAGCTTAGATGAGAGCTTCTTCAAGATTATTACAACTACTACTCTGACAAATTGAGGAAATTGTTCAAAGTGGCAGATTTCGCACAAACTGAAAAGTTCTGCAACGAATCGAAAGTAAGCACTGACCTGAAGAAAAACACTTGAGAGAAGAGATCCAAGAATCAGATGTACGAGCTTAGGTTGCTGGCCGGATGAAGGTTGAGCTGCTTCGATTTGAAGATTATTTATAGACCCGATGGGATCTGGATTGGAACGAGGACAGCGCGTTGACTTGACTGTAGGCGAAGACGCCCAATGGAAAATCTGGGTCCCTTTTCAGCGTAGGTGAGCACGGTGTTGCTACGGAACTCCTGGAGGGAGATGACAGGATTTTCGAGGTGATGTCTGAGCAGTTGCGAGGAAGTGGCGTCCGTGTCCGTGTGCCTGGGCCACCTTTGAGATACGGTCCTTGCTCTCTACCCGTCGCTGTCACCGTGTCTCCGCCGCGTTCAGTACTCGTTTTCTCTAAAAATTATGCAGAGGGGAACTGTGTCAACAGTGATTTGTCCTGACCAAATCCTGCATTTCAGAGTCTAAATGCAGAGGACAAACGAACAAAGTGCATTTGGGTGTCTTCAGTCTTTTGGATTGAAAACCGATGGCTCGGATCAATTGCTACATCACGGATGCAAGAATTGATCATTTCTATGCAATGATGATTACTTACTGCTGCTGCGGGGTCCAATATGACACCGTCCATTTTTTCTCTCCAATTTTGATCGATAATATCTATTTAATTAATTAGTTCAATAAAATAGAGTAAGTATCACTATGTCTattatcaaaaaataaaactttaCATTTAACTTGTAAATTCTATTTGCATAAATATTTGTAGCAAAGAAAAATAGTCAaactaatgaaaaaaaaatcaatgaacCTTTAAAAATGGAGGTCGTAATTTTTTAAATGCGTAAGAAATTATTATTGCCCGTTGGCGGAAATGTCCCGCAGTGTAAAGAACGTGCTACACACAATGACGGTTGGGCCTTCACATCTTTGCCCTGGCCGCCGTGCCGGAGATCaaaggcctgttcgcttcagcttataagctggctgaaaagctgaaacggctgatttgttgtgagaggaaaatactgtttgatggctgataagccggccgaataagctgaagcgaacaggcttcCACCAGGCCCTTGCTACGGCTGAACACATATTTCAGCTCAAAAGATAGGAGGTAAAAACAATGAGTCCATTCTGAGCCCAAAGTGCCCTCAAATAGTCAAGTAATGTTATCAAACTTAGTAAATAAGAAACATGTGTGGACCATCACACCATATGCATCCAATCCAACATCAGATGGTGTTCGTCCGAGACTTTGTTAAATCATACACAGAAGAGGAAAATGACAGAGCTAAGGTTAAGTGTCTTTATTCTTATGTAGGGATGGAGAACGGGGAGAAGGGGGGCGTAAACAATTATCAAAGGGCGGCAGCAAAATCTTGGGCTGCGGCAGCCACCTGCATGTATGAGCTCCCATAATGCCAAATAGCAGCAGACATCTGGGAGCTTTGAGCCGCCTTCTCTCAGCTCAGCAGACATATATAATTTACTGACGCTTGATGAGTGATCACGTTCCATCTGAAGATCTCAGAATATTCAGGGATATTGGACCAGGGGAATGCATACGGGCAATCTATAATGGCTACTATCCCCTCGAAACCCAACGCGCCTGCGGCTACCATCGATTCGAGACTGGGGATTGGTCATTGGACTCGGGAGGGATGAGAGGTCAGATGGGATAAAGTGGAAAGAAAAGGCCGAGCCAGGATTCTGGAATGCATTTTTGGGTTCGTTTCAATCAGATCACGTATGTCCAGATTTCATTTGTAATATACTGTAACAATTTCCAGTGACAAGTTTATGATATTCTGTCCAGGGAAAAAAGGCAATTCCTTTCATGCAGCGAAGGAACAGAAATTCTACTTTGTAATGAGATCAACAGAGAGAAAAAGTACTTCAATAATACATTGTGGCATTGTTGCCAGGAAGAGATAAATTTTAAGAAGGATCTTTAGTTCTGAAGAAAAGTCATGTCATCAACAGATCATAGAGCAGGTTTCACTTCATCTTGGGGATCGATTTCTCCTTGGAAAGACCATGTTTCATGCATGCTCCGAAGAGGAGGCCTGAAATTTCATATAGCATGTTAAATTAGCACCACAGAGAAATAGCATAAACTCTTATTCTACTGATATTAGGCTTTAAGACAAAATTGCATTTAAAAATAGATGGCAACAAGTTAGTTACAGTATGCAGTTCTGTAGCACAGGATCTTTGGCTTTGATAGAATCTAGTTTGGGAAGTGTCATTGCAGGTTAAaaaagcatgaaaccatcaagaTAGTGGCTCAACTTATTTGATGATGTTCAGAGTGTAATAATCCATGAAATTCGATTGCTTTAGTTGTCCTCCTTTTcgcaacaaaaaaaaggaaacgttTCTTAATACATAACACAACATAATGAAACTGGACGATCTGAAGACAGATCATCAATGTGACGTCTCAAGTGCTCATACCTGCTCAAAAATTGGTACACGCTTCCCATTGAGCTTATCAACAATATCCGTTATGGAAGGCCTCCTGTTCCGATCAGCCTCCACACACTTTAGCCCAATTACAATGCATGCTTTTACTTGCTGGAGGCCATTTGGATCTAGTGATGGGTACTTGTATATTAATTGCTCATTTGTCTTCCAATTTTGATGTACCTACAGAGTTGGATTTAATCCTTTGTGAGAATGTATTAACTGAATGTGTTGAAAGATTCTAAAGCAGATGTTTCAAAATTGAAGTCATCAAGTAATGCTGTCTTACATTGTCGACAAACAGTCTTGCAGATCTGTCTTCAGAAACTGCACAGTTCTTCTCTCCAGTCGTGATCTCAAGAATAAGCATGCCTAAACTATATATGTCTGACATGGTGGAGATTTCACCTCTGTATAAATATTCGGGAGCTATGTATCCACTGCAGGAGTTATTAAAGAATCAAATGGCATTACTTTTATAATGATTAGAAGGAATAATCATATATTTCACCGTTTGTTTCGGCTTACTTATATCCCTTGACGTTGACGGTGTACATCCGGGTCTGCTCTTGACCAAAGAGCCTCGCAAGAGCAAAATCGGCAATCTTTGGCACCCAGTTATCATCCAACCATATCGAGTTAGGCACAAGATTCATATGAATAAGGGGCCCACCAACCAAATCTTTGTGAAGGAAATGCAAACCCTGGCAGATCCCCTTAATTATTTTGAATCGTGTGCCCCAGTTTATTGACGTAGCGTCTGCTGGAGAAGTAAAGAAAGTACTAGTGAACTGTAAGTATTCTAAGATAGTAGTGTCCGAAAGTGTATGTTGCTTAAATTGGTGGCAATAAAACGAAATATAGGGAATAAGATTCACAATAACTGTGTTGCATACCATAAAGATGCTTGTTAAGACTTCCGTTGGGTAGATATTTGTAGCAAAGACAGCTTTCGGTCACGTCTACAAtcacatatcttccatgatgctGAACCACTTTCTTCTGCGCTTCATGGCAGTAGTGAACCAGCTCTACTATATTTTCGTGTTTAATTGCCATAAGGTTTGTAACTTCAGTTTTAAATGATATGCCCAGTGGCACTAGTGCGTTTTCAGCAAGCCTCTTCACAGCAATCATGCCGCCCCCATCTGGAAGAACCCCCTGTTTAACCTCCTCCATGGATCATTAGTGATCGTACAGCAGTTTTGTATGGAAGACTTTGATGTTTAATGTTAGGGTCGACTCGCACCTTATAAACTGTTCCAAAAACAGATCCACCAAGTGCTTGGTCAGGAGAGAAATCATTGGTAATTTCCTTCATAAAGGTCGCTGGTAGGTCTTTTGGTAATGAACTCGCAAGAATCTGCTCGCTCTCCATTTCTGATGACCGCCTTGGAGTTTATGGATCTGACCTGGTACAAAGCTTCTAATAACATAGCCAAACAAGCAAGAAAGTTTGCTTAACCACACATACATCTAGCAAGAACATGATTCATGAGGTGAAAGGGGGCAATTTTTGAACTTGATGAAAAGAGGAAATTAATTGGATGTACACAAACAAATTTAAGGTGCAACACCAAATGTGCACAAGCACGATTGACGATTGTAGCAagcaaaaatattttaaaaataaccagATCCTAATTAGGAGCACTGACCTGGAGAAGAACACCACACCACTTGAAGGATactagctgcagcctgcagggaaGAACACTCGAAGGAGCACTAACTGCAGGGAAGGAGCACTAAAAAGCAGAGAGGCGGCGGCCCAACCGCGTAAAGAAAGAGTGGTTGACTTGACCCAAGACAAAGATGCCCATGTGGTCACGCGCTTTGGTGATGCAGGGCAAGTAGAACTGTGATACTTCCATCACACAACCTTACTCATAATCAAAATGAAGAGTGCCATCATTTTTTCTGTCAAGACAGCTTCAAACTCGATCCGTCTGTCTGTTATAGGAAATATGCATCTCCTACATTGTAGTTGCCTGAAAACTTGAAAAGTTCCAGTCGACGGTGGCTGGTTGTTTCCGGCGGAGGCTTTCTTGGCTGCCGGACTGTGGTTAGGGCCATGGCGGGCGACAGGAGGTTAGTGAGGTGGTGGATGGATAGAAATTCTTAAACAATCTGGGAGGTAGATAACCATACAGCTGAAAAATAAATCAACAGTTCCAAAAGATCCTTTTTCTTACAGCCTAGTTCTAGAATTCTGCTTTTCGTACTGCAATGATACAGAAGAAAGTATTATCTTCAGTATTCATAGGCATTGTGATCGCGTCACCAGGTTTTATCGAGTGGTACAGTTAAAGGGAAATGAATAGTAGTGTTGATCGTTTCGTCCAGTCGATGCCTGGGTCGGCGGAATGACTTCCTCCAGCTTCAAAGCAGGTTTGCTTGTATGGTCGGCAAATTGGTCCTTCAAATTTTTCTTCAGCGTTTCATCTTTGGAACCAATAACTCGGACATCCTTGAGTTTGGAGAGATGTTTTAGCCCATCAAACCGAAGCTGTGATCCGTTGCTACAGGAGCCAGCTGTGAGTAACTCAAGATTTTTCATTGCTAATGATCCAAAAGTTAAATGTAAGTTGGACCTGCTACCAATCTCAAGAACCTTTATCATTTCATAGCAGCGATCCTCTACCCCAGCTATCTCCACATAAAACTTGAGGTTACCATTTTGCTGTGGATTGATGCAAAGGCGTAGAATTCGCAGTTCTTTAAGGCCCCCAAGGACTTTTATGTCAGCTTCTGATAATGTGCTTATCTCCAAATTTAACTTCCGGAGGTTGTTAAGCTGCTCGGTCCACGTCGCCAATTTTTCTACAGGCCCATACAGCTTAAGGCTCTGAAGTTTATTCACAGGCCCTGACGTTTCATTGGTGTTCCCATGGACCATGCCATCTAAGCAATCTTGATTGTCCTTGTTGAGCCATACTGACAATGATTCTAGACGGGAGTGACACAAGATGGCAGAACAGAACTCCTTGCCGTTCTTCTTGCTGACCCCAGACACTCCAAGTTTTCGCAATTGGGTGAGATTCCTCAGCTCTTTCAGGATGACTTTGCCCCCTGCAGCACCGACATTGACAACCCCAAGTGTATGCAATGCGGTCAATTTTCCAATCCCTGACATCACCTGGACACCAACTAATTGAAGGTATCTGTGGAGCTTCGACGACTTGAATGCTACAGTATGAGGTGCAGATGAATACTCAGGTGGGGCTGGTACAGCATGGATGTATTGCAGCTTCTTCAGCTCAGTGATGGACGCTGGAATGGTGACTATGTTAGTGTATGTGACATCAAGAATTTGGAGTTGCCTTAGTTCACCCACTGAACATGGCAGATAGTTGATCTCACGGCATCCTCTGAGAGAAAGGAACTTGAGGCGAGGCAGCAGCTTTATCATGTTCTGGAGGTCATTATTTGTCACACCTGATGCATCCTCAAGATCAAGCACCCGAAGCACCTTCATGTTTTCAGAGATGAAGAATGGCTTCCATTCCCCAAACACTGTCAAGGACCTTAGCCTCGAAAAGTCAATGTTCTGGAACACAATCCTATCTCTGTCCCAGCTTTGTTCGATAACAAGGTGCCGTCCTCTGCGCCTGCTTGTTGGGCTGCAAGCTCCTTTCAGTACAAAGAGCTCAATTGCAGTTGCAATATTTTCTTTCAGCGGTCGTGAGATCATGTACTCACGGAAGATCGTATTGACTTCAAATGAGACCATTCTCATGTCTGTGGTGGTTGTGAGCGGTGGTGGCTGAATCATTGTCTGCTTAACGAGCCCGGAGAAAAGTTCCTCCCCATTTTCATCTGAAGTATGGTTTTCAGTGTCCGTGGAGTATCCCTCTGCACCCCACCGCATCACCAAACGCCGCCGTCGAATACTGCTGTCTCCAGGGAAAATTAATAGGTACGCGACGTGCTTCCTGATGTGCCTCGGCAAAGCACCGAGGTAGCAACGCATCCAACTAAACAAACCAT
This genomic window from Setaria viridis chromosome 8, Setaria_viridis_v4.0, whole genome shotgun sequence contains:
- the LOC117866634 gene encoding G-type lectin S-receptor-like serine/threonine-protein kinase At1g11330, producing MAPDASRGSKPSLLSTLPNELPAEFLKDITDGFSLERKLGQGAFGTVYLGILQDGQPIAVKKLADNSPVAPEKQFLNEVINLMAVQHENIVKLFGYCHATLKKVIEHGGRYILVDVVERLLCYEYCPKGNLDKCIFDASTRPDWKTCFKIIKGICQGLHFLHKEMDRPIVHLDLQPANILLDDNMVPKISDFGLSRLFGEEQTRINTINVVGAKGYMAPEYLYRGEISTRSDIYSLGVLIIEITTGERNFSSEKDMSARDFIDKVRAKWTDEHIASKCSSLDAVSLQEVRTCIEIGLKCVDIDQRKRPTIVEILDKLNGRHAP
- the LOC117866631 gene encoding cysteine-rich receptor-like protein kinase 6 isoform X1; the encoded protein is MESEQILASSLPKDLPATFMKEITNDFSPDQALGGSVFGTVYKGVLPDGGGMIAVKRLAENALVPLGISFKTEVTNLMAIKHENIVELVHYCHEAQKKVVQHHGRYVIVDVTESCLCYKYLPNGSLNKHLYADATSINWGTRFKIIKGICQGLHFLHKDLVGGPLIHMNLVPNSIWLDDNWVPKIADFALARLFGQEQTRMYTVNVKGYNGYIAPEYLYRGEISTMSDIYSLGMLILEITTGEKNCAVSEDRSARLFVDNVHQNWKTNEQLIYKYPSLDPNGLQQVKACIVIGLKCVEADRNRRPSITDIVDKLNGKRVPIFEQASSSEHA
- the LOC117866631 gene encoding cysteine-rich receptor-like protein kinase 6 isoform X2, giving the protein MESEQILASSLPKDLPATFMKEITNDFSPDQALGGSVFGTVYKGVLPDGGGMIAVKRLAENALVPLGISFKTEVTNLMAIKHENIVELVHYCHEAQKKVVQHHGRYVIVDVTESCLCYKYLPNGSLNKHLYDATSINWGTRFKIIKGICQGLHFLHKDLVGGPLIHMNLVPNSIWLDDNWVPKIADFALARLFGQEQTRMYTVNVKGYNGYIAPEYLYRGEISTMSDIYSLGMLILEITTGEKNCAVSEDRSARLFVDNVHQNWKTNEQLIYKYPSLDPNGLQQVKACIVIGLKCVEADRNRRPSITDIVDKLNGKRVPIFEQASSSEHA
- the LOC117866631 gene encoding cysteine-rich receptor-like protein kinase 6 isoform X3, coding for MESEQILASSLPKDLPATFMKEITNDFSPDQALGGSVFGTVYKGVLPDGGGMIAVKRLAENALVPLGISFKTEVTNLMAIKHENIVELVHYCHEAQKKVVQHHGRYVIVDVTESCLCYKYLPNGSLNKHLYADATSINWGTRFKIIKGICQGLHFLHKDLVGGPLIHMNLVPNSIWLDDNWVPKIADFALARLFGQEQTRMYTVNVKGYNGYIAPEYLYRGEISTMSDIYSLGMLILEITTGEKNCAVSEDRSARLFVDNVHQNWKTNEQLIYKYPSLDPNGLQQVKACIVIGLKCVEADRNRRPSITDIVDKLNGKRVPIFEQEDN